One Terriglobia bacterium DNA window includes the following coding sequences:
- a CDS encoding cytochrome c, producing the protein MQIGDRRLKAPGQFAVSSLQLPVSVAIVILALCASAAPHDIITTPVTWDREISRIFYSRCISCHREGGAAFSMAEYKDAFPWRTAIKEEVLERRMPPWGAVKGFGDFRNDQALTPEQLELLTSWAQGGSPEGDAKDLPAKDKLDEMMKDSAWPRGKAPVEHRKGEITVSGGLKLAKQFTLDGVLVVEAKSNSSFQVTAEFPDGRVEPLLWLDGYKPQFAHPFLFLNPIELPAGTMIGGIPSGVKIALLPSQE; encoded by the coding sequence TTGCAAATTGGAGATCGGAGACTTAAGGCTCCCGGCCAATTTGCAGTTTCCAGCCTTCAGCTGCCCGTTTCCGTTGCCATCGTCATCCTGGCGCTCTGCGCAAGCGCCGCGCCTCACGACATCATTACGACGCCGGTAACCTGGGACCGCGAGATTTCCCGCATCTTTTATTCCCGCTGCATCTCATGTCACCGGGAAGGCGGCGCGGCCTTCTCGATGGCCGAGTACAAGGACGCTTTTCCCTGGCGGACCGCCATCAAAGAGGAAGTGCTTGAACGGCGTATGCCGCCGTGGGGCGCGGTTAAAGGCTTCGGCGATTTCCGCAACGATCAGGCCTTAACGCCCGAACAGCTCGAACTCCTCACCAGCTGGGCGCAGGGCGGATCTCCGGAAGGAGATGCGAAGGATCTTCCCGCCAAAGACAAGCTCGACGAGATGATGAAAGACAGCGCATGGCCGCGCGGTAAAGCGCCAGTCGAACACCGCAAAGGCGAGATCACCGTGAGCGGCGGCCTGAAACTGGCGAAGCAGTTCACTCTGGACGGCGTGCTTGTCGTCGAAGCCAAATCGAATAGTTCGTTTCAGGTCACGGCGGAGTTTCCCGATGGCCGCGTCGAACCGCTGCTCTGGCTCGACGGATACAAGCCCCAGTTTGCGCACCCTTTTTTGTTTCTGAATCCGATCGAGCTTCCCGCTGGTACAATGATCGGCGGCATTCCGTCTGGCGTAAAAATCGCACTGTTGCCTTCGCAGGAGTAA